TGGTAGAGTTAGGTGTTACGCATGTTCCCAAAGATGTCTTCGAAGTGTATTTGCAGGAAATCAGTCCACGGTACCTACCTGAAACATATAGTCTGCTTACACACAATTGCAACAACTTCAGCAATGAGATTTCTCAATTTTTGGTTGGTGTGTCCATTCCTGAATATATTCTTCAGCTCCCTAATGAGGTCATGAGCAGTCCAATGGGAGCTCTTATAAGTGAGTTATAACCTTTACCTCTAACTAAAATTGACTCTAAATTTTAGAGTACTGTGGTTTTAATATCTCCATTTTCACCTACCTGCATCTACGTTTTTCCTCATTatcctttttcattttcattctacgtttgttataaaattgaatcattCATTAACTTAAACTGTAGATGAGGTGCTTACTATTTCTCTTTATCTGATATATATTTCTTGTCACTTCCATTCTGCAGTGCCTATGATACAGAATTTAGAGACAACACTGAAATCTGGTGAAGTTCCTCAAGTGCCACAATTCAAGCCTCCAACTGCTGTGAATGCTTCGGCTCAGAACGGTTTGAACGGTGGGGTGAACAACGAAGTGAAGGGCAAAGTTGGGAACTCTAAGACCGAGTCACCTTCTTCTGTAAAGCCAGCAGGGGAACCACAGAAGTCATCACCAAATGGGGCCACAGCAGATCCTCTTGGAGATGCACGCAACAAAGTTCAAGATGAGATTGTGAAAGAGTTTGCTGCAATTATGGCAACTGGGACAATGCGTGCCAGTGAGGCTGCAGCTCTAGCCACTAAAAGAGTAATGCAAAGATATGGCCACACTGCCGTGTCACAGAATTAGCCACTTCTCCTTCATTATTTTGACAATGTGTGGGTCTAGAATCCTCATATATTATCACTGCAACAATTGCAGTGTTTTATCTCattgattattgttttgtaTTGGGAAAAACTTGATCAACTTACACCATCTATTCTATGATGAAATTCTGTTGTTGATTTCACTGTGCATGTAGAGATTATTACTTTACCTTCCTTTGCTTAGAAGATGTATGTGTGAAACGGTCTAAGATATAACTTTCTATCCTATTGTTGGAATACGTATCAAATAATGgattatctttaattaaaaatagcgTTAGTTGATgctaaaaataatgtttttttttgttttttcaactTGGCAattttttactcatttttatatGCTGATTAGGCTAATAACTTAGCAATCTCTTTCGGCAGGGACTTTTCATCTGACACAGTAAAGGTTCATAAAATTAGTGATTGAAAAGTTGACAAATCAGCATTGTTGATTCGCATTTGTAGGCTTTATGAAGAGAACAACGTTTAGGTTTTGAATTTTGTGACTACGGTTTTTTGTGGGACGGGATTGACCAATTCTCGTCCATGATATTGACCCAACACGTTATTGTGGTCGttattaagaatatattttaatatattcaatataatcTCACTTTATCGAAGGAGAAGTAATTTAATCTTTATTCGAAATAGGAGGATTAAGAGTAAGATAGTGAGAAAAAGTGGACGGTTTGTAATAGTGAATTAAAATACTCCTGCCTTTATAATGTATCTTCGAAAAtcgatataaaaaatgttaattgatAAAAAAGGAAATTCTTTGGACTTgcttgaatttttttatggtttgataTTTTCGAATTGATTCGAATTGAAgcaaatttagttatttattagatattacTTCAATCGCATACATGAATTTGAGTAAGTGAATATTGTttgatttaaagttttttatgtttaaactaAACTATATCaaatcttatataatttttatatttcgttcaaatatatttttaaataaaagttcaaCTAAATAGCACCGTAAATGGACATACAATCAATACTAAACTAATTAATTactttctttcatttctcttcaAAAATCCAATCCAAAGCACAAACTTTTCATGCAAATGCACTCCTTCATTTATTGAGCGCATAAGTTAAAGTATATACATGATAAAAGTTATAATCGtacaagttaaattttttaaaaatattaacaatttttttttgttgttatttttttatttactgaTGTCAAT
This sequence is a window from Vigna angularis cultivar LongXiaoDou No.4 chromosome 2, ASM1680809v1, whole genome shotgun sequence. Protein-coding genes within it:
- the LOC108327874 gene encoding uncharacterized protein LOC108327874; its protein translation is MAEEGHRVTLNVYDLSQGLARQLSMSFLGKAIEGIWHTGIVVYGDEYYFGGGIQHCPAGSTPYGTPLKVVELGVTHVPKDVFEVYLQEISPRYLPETYSLLTHNCNNFSNEISQFLVGVSIPEYILQLPNEVMSSPMGALIMPMIQNLETTLKSGEVPQVPQFKPPTAVNASAQNGLNGGVNNEVKGKVGNSKTESPSSVKPAGEPQKSSPNGATADPLGDARNKVQDEIVKEFAAIMATGTMRASEAAALATKRVMQRYGHTAVSQN